Proteins found in one Hypericibacter terrae genomic segment:
- a CDS encoding ABC transporter substrate-binding protein, with product MSELEYWKSRLAGGKVSRREFIGRAAALGLTTALATTLASKISGAEPKKGGSAKFGLAHGATTDSLDPGTWPDTFTQTSFWGSTCNGLTDIDTKGNIVGDLAETMEPSKGATEWIFKLRKGVTFHNGKNLTSADVLASFNHHRAENSKSAVKSVLAPIADIKADGADTVVFTLKDASADFPYLTSDYHIPILPAKDDGTLDWQSGIGTGAFILEKFEPGVSAKEKRNPNYHKSGLPYFDEVEFLALTDVTARTNALTTGEVQFIGRCDLKTLNLLQRNKDLEIDEVTGYGHYVLPMDTTQKPFDDVNVRTALKYALDREEVVKKIFLGHATVGNDNPIAPTIKYAIQPEPKYSYDVDKAKFYLKKSGLSSLKVDLSVADAAFDGAVDTGVLFKNSAAKAGIDINVVREPNDGYWDNVWLKKGWCASYWSGRPTCDWMFSTAYAAGAAWNETHWNNARFNQLLVAARGETDDKKRATMYAEMQQITHDDGGVIVLVFNNYVSAHSKKVAHNTLASNWENDGLRMAERWWFT from the coding sequence ATGAGCGAACTCGAATATTGGAAATCGCGGCTTGCGGGCGGCAAAGTCAGCCGTCGTGAATTCATCGGCCGCGCCGCGGCCCTCGGCCTGACGACGGCGCTGGCGACCACGCTCGCCAGCAAGATCTCCGGCGCGGAGCCCAAGAAAGGCGGTTCGGCGAAATTCGGCCTGGCCCATGGCGCCACCACAGACTCTCTCGACCCGGGCACCTGGCCCGATACCTTCACCCAGACCTCGTTCTGGGGCTCGACCTGCAACGGCCTCACCGACATCGATACCAAAGGCAACATCGTCGGCGACCTGGCCGAAACCATGGAACCCTCGAAGGGCGCGACCGAGTGGATCTTCAAGCTCCGCAAGGGCGTCACGTTCCACAACGGCAAGAATCTGACCTCGGCCGACGTCCTCGCTTCGTTCAATCATCACCGGGCCGAGAATTCCAAGTCGGCCGTGAAGTCGGTCCTCGCTCCGATCGCCGACATCAAGGCCGACGGCGCGGACACGGTCGTCTTCACGCTCAAGGATGCCAGCGCCGATTTCCCCTACCTGACCAGCGACTATCACATCCCCATCCTGCCGGCGAAGGACGACGGCACCCTCGACTGGCAGTCGGGCATCGGCACCGGCGCATTCATTCTCGAGAAGTTCGAGCCGGGCGTCTCCGCCAAGGAGAAGCGCAATCCCAATTACCATAAATCGGGACTTCCCTATTTCGACGAGGTCGAGTTCCTGGCGCTGACCGACGTGACGGCGCGGACCAACGCGCTCACCACGGGCGAAGTGCAGTTCATCGGCCGCTGCGATCTGAAGACCCTCAACCTGCTTCAGCGCAACAAGGATCTCGAGATCGACGAGGTCACCGGCTATGGCCATTACGTGCTGCCGATGGACACCACTCAGAAGCCGTTCGACGACGTGAACGTCCGGACGGCGCTCAAATACGCGCTCGACCGGGAAGAGGTGGTCAAGAAGATCTTCCTCGGCCACGCCACTGTCGGCAACGACAACCCGATCGCGCCGACCATCAAATACGCGATCCAGCCGGAACCGAAGTACAGCTATGACGTCGACAAGGCGAAGTTCTACCTGAAGAAGTCCGGACTCTCCTCGCTCAAGGTCGATCTCTCGGTCGCCGATGCCGCCTTCGACGGCGCCGTCGATACCGGCGTTCTCTTCAAAAATAGCGCCGCCAAGGCCGGCATCGACATCAATGTCGTGCGCGAACCCAACGACGGCTACTGGGACAATGTCTGGCTGAAGAAGGGCTGGTGCGCGTCCTATTGGAGCGGCCGGCCGACCTGCGACTGGATGTTCTCGACGGCTTATGCCGCCGGTGCGGCGTGGAACGAGACACATTGGAACAACGCGAGGTTCAACCAACTGCTGGTCGCGGCCCGCGGGGAGACGGACGACAAGAAGCGCGCGACGATGTATGCGGAGATGCAGCAGATCACGCATGACGATGGCGGCGTGATCGTCCTGGTCTTCAATAACTATGTGAGCGCCCACTCGAAGAAAGTGGCTCACAACACGCTCGCCTCGAACTGGGAGAATGACGGCCTGAGAATGGCCGAGCGTTGGTGGTTCACCTGA
- a CDS encoding ABC transporter permease — MNAVLRTVLQRLGLGLVTLFIVSIIIFTAIEMLPGNFAKAILGQSATPETVAAFEKQIGLDKPPVERYFDWIGGVLLHGDFGISFASAGSLGGGSARTVMEVIGPRLENTLFLAVFAALIAVPLALALGMLAALYRNSLFDRLVNLITLTSISVPEFFVAYILMLFLSVKFQIFSSLATVSPDTPFLEHIEKCALPTMTLVLVIVAHMMRMTRAAIINLLSSPYIEMARLKGLSPARIIYRHALPNAWAPIANVIAVNLAYLVVGVVVVEVVFTYPGIGQLMVNAVSSRDIPVVQACALIFAATYIVLNLIADVAAIVTNPRLLHPR; from the coding sequence GTGAACGCCGTTCTGAGGACGGTGCTGCAGCGGCTGGGGCTGGGCCTCGTTACCCTGTTCATCGTCTCGATCATCATCTTCACGGCGATCGAGATGCTGCCGGGAAATTTCGCGAAGGCCATTCTCGGTCAATCTGCCACGCCCGAGACGGTGGCCGCCTTCGAAAAGCAGATCGGCTTGGACAAGCCGCCGGTCGAGCGCTATTTCGACTGGATCGGCGGCGTGCTCCTTCACGGCGACTTCGGCATCTCCTTCGCCAGCGCCGGCAGCCTGGGCGGCGGCAGCGCGCGCACGGTCATGGAAGTGATCGGGCCCCGCCTGGAGAACACGCTTTTTCTTGCCGTTTTCGCCGCCTTGATCGCGGTGCCACTGGCGCTGGCGCTGGGAATGCTGGCGGCACTCTACCGCAACAGCCTGTTCGATCGCCTCGTGAATCTGATCACCCTGACGTCGATCTCGGTGCCGGAGTTTTTCGTCGCCTACATCCTGATGCTGTTTCTGTCCGTCAAGTTTCAGATCTTCTCCTCGCTCGCCACCGTCTCGCCGGATACGCCGTTCCTGGAGCATATCGAGAAATGCGCCTTGCCGACGATGACGCTTGTGCTGGTCATCGTCGCGCATATGATGCGCATGACCCGGGCGGCGATCATCAATCTTCTCTCGAGCCCCTATATCGAGATGGCCAGGCTCAAGGGCCTGTCGCCTGCGCGCATCATCTATCGTCATGCCCTGCCCAATGCCTGGGCGCCGATTGCCAACGTCATCGCCGTCAACCTCGCCTATCTCGTGGTCGGCGTGGTGGTGGTCGAGGTCGTGTTCACCTACCCCGGCATCGGACAGCTGATGGTCAACGCGGTCTCGAGCCGTGACATCCCGGTGGTGCAGGCCTGCGCGCTCATCTTCGCGGCGACTTACATCGTGCTCAACCTGATCGCCGACGTCGCGGCGATCGTCACCAACCCCAGACTGCTGCACCCCCGATGA
- a CDS encoding ABC transporter permease, translating to MSSGRLPRSPLQSAWQNLKKAPLTAWFGIIVIAFYLILALFAPVIAPYGEAEIVGNQFDPWSSQFVFGTDQLGRDMLSRLIFGARNTIGIAVVTTGLAFTIGGILGLLASILGGWVDQLLGRLVDVLMAIPQLIFALVLLSIFGSSIPNLIIIIAVLDSTRVFRLTRAVAMNIVVLDFVEAAKLQGEKLGWIMSREILPNILPPLVAEFGLRFCFVFLTVAALSFLGLGIQPPTADWGSMVRENATLINYGDITPLLPAGSIALLTVAVNFVVDWFLHKTSGLKE from the coding sequence TTGTCGTCCGGCCGGTTGCCGCGAAGCCCGCTCCAGTCGGCGTGGCAGAACCTGAAAAAGGCGCCGCTGACCGCCTGGTTCGGCATCATCGTGATCGCGTTCTACCTGATCCTGGCGCTGTTCGCCCCGGTGATCGCGCCTTACGGCGAGGCGGAGATCGTCGGTAACCAGTTCGATCCCTGGAGCAGCCAGTTCGTCTTCGGCACCGACCAGCTCGGCCGCGACATGCTATCCCGTCTGATCTTCGGCGCGCGCAACACGATCGGGATCGCCGTCGTGACGACGGGGCTCGCCTTCACGATCGGAGGCATTCTCGGCCTTCTTGCCTCGATCCTGGGAGGCTGGGTCGATCAGTTGCTGGGCCGGCTGGTGGATGTGCTGATGGCCATCCCGCAGCTCATCTTCGCGCTGGTCCTGCTGTCCATATTCGGCTCGTCGATTCCCAACCTGATCATAATTATCGCCGTCCTCGATTCGACCCGCGTGTTCCGCCTTACGCGCGCAGTCGCGATGAACATCGTGGTGCTCGATTTCGTGGAGGCCGCGAAACTGCAGGGCGAGAAACTCGGCTGGATCATGTCGCGCGAGATCCTGCCCAACATCCTGCCGCCGCTGGTCGCGGAGTTCGGCCTGCGCTTCTGCTTCGTGTTCCTGACGGTCGCGGCGCTCTCCTTCCTCGGCCTCGGCATCCAGCCGCCGACGGCCGACTGGGGTTCGATGGTTCGCGAGAACGCCACGCTGATCAATTATGGCGACATCACGCCGCTGCTGCCCGCCGGCAGCATTGCGCTGCTGACGGTCGCGGTCAATTTCGTCGTCGACTGGTTCCTGCACAAAACCAGTGGTTTGAAGGAATAG
- a CDS encoding ABC transporter ATP-binding protein, whose protein sequence is MQVKAKPGSAGDILLEIRGLRVEGQSDEVWHEIVKGVGLTLRRGEVLGLIGESGAGKSTIGLAAMGYTKPGCRISAGTIMFDGVDLAKATEQAKRKLWGPRLSYVAQSAAASFNPAHRLIEQYAEIPVSHGIMSETDARKEAVDLFRRLRLPDPEHIGARYPHQVSGGQLQRAMTAMAMSCHPDLIVFDEPTTALDVTTQIEVLAAIKDVVRQLHTAAIYISHDLAVVAQMADRIMVLRYGELVEEAPTGQMLSNPQQAYTKSLWAVRSLHKKEDPTGENILRIQNVDASYGNAVKVLHDVSVDLPHGRTVAVVGESGSGKSTLARVITGLLPPSKGSVIFDGKPLPPALKNRSKDMLRRLQMIYQSPDTALNPRRRVRDIIGRPLQHHLGLRGSARDKRVVELLEMIELDRRFLDRLPSELSGGQKQRVCIARALAVEPDLIICDEVTSALDQIVAEGILKLLLRLQKELGVSYLYITHDLATVKAIADWVVVMHQGKVVQQGPKEQVLKPPHHPYTELLLSSVPEMDPRWLDGLLARRAAAASAKMAPVA, encoded by the coding sequence GTGCAAGTCAAAGCGAAGCCCGGCAGCGCCGGCGATATCCTGCTTGAGATTCGCGGCCTCAGGGTCGAGGGCCAGAGCGACGAGGTCTGGCACGAGATCGTCAAGGGCGTGGGCCTGACATTGCGCCGCGGCGAGGTGCTGGGCCTCATCGGCGAATCCGGCGCCGGCAAATCGACCATCGGCCTCGCCGCCATGGGCTATACCAAGCCCGGCTGCCGCATCTCGGCGGGCACCATCATGTTCGACGGCGTCGATCTGGCCAAGGCGACCGAGCAGGCGAAGCGCAAGCTCTGGGGACCGCGGCTCTCCTATGTCGCGCAGTCGGCGGCGGCCTCCTTCAACCCGGCGCACCGGCTGATCGAGCAATATGCCGAAATCCCAGTCAGTCACGGCATCATGAGTGAGACCGACGCCCGGAAAGAGGCCGTCGATCTGTTCCGGCGGCTGCGCCTGCCCGACCCCGAGCATATCGGCGCGCGCTATCCCCACCAGGTGTCCGGCGGCCAGCTGCAGCGGGCCATGACGGCGATGGCTATGTCCTGCCATCCCGACCTGATCGTGTTCGACGAGCCGACCACGGCGCTCGACGTCACCACCCAGATCGAGGTGCTGGCCGCGATCAAGGACGTGGTGCGCCAGCTCCACACCGCCGCGATCTATATCTCGCACGACCTGGCCGTGGTCGCGCAGATGGCCGACCGGATCATGGTGCTGCGCTATGGCGAGCTGGTCGAGGAGGCCCCGACCGGTCAGATGCTGTCGAACCCGCAGCAGGCCTACACCAAATCGCTCTGGGCGGTGCGCTCGCTGCACAAGAAGGAAGACCCCACCGGCGAGAACATCCTGCGGATCCAGAATGTCGATGCCAGCTACGGCAATGCGGTCAAGGTGCTGCATGACGTCTCGGTCGACCTGCCGCACGGGCGCACCGTCGCCGTGGTCGGCGAATCCGGTTCAGGGAAATCGACGTTGGCGCGCGTCATCACCGGTCTCCTGCCGCCGAGCAAGGGCTCGGTGATCTTCGACGGCAAGCCTCTCCCGCCGGCCCTGAAGAACCGGTCGAAGGACATGCTGCGCCGGCTGCAGATGATCTATCAGAGCCCGGACACGGCGCTCAATCCGCGCCGGCGCGTGCGCGACATCATCGGCCGGCCGCTGCAGCATCACCTGGGTCTGCGCGGTTCCGCGCGCGACAAGCGGGTGGTCGAGCTGCTGGAAATGATCGAGCTCGACCGCCGTTTCCTGGACCGCCTCCCCAGCGAGCTCTCGGGCGGGCAGAAGCAGCGGGTCTGCATCGCTCGCGCGCTGGCCGTCGAGCCCGATCTCATCATCTGCGACGAAGTCACCTCGGCGCTGGACCAGATCGTCGCCGAGGGCATCCTCAAGCTGCTGCTGCGCCTGCAGAAGGAGCTCGGCGTCTCCTACCTCTATATCACCCACGATCTCGCGACCGTGAAGGCGATCGCCGACTGGGTCGTGGTGATGCATCAGGGCAAGGTGGTGCAGCAGGGCCCGAAGGAGCAGGTGCTGAAGCCGCCGCATCATCCCTATACCGAGCTGCTGCTGTCCTCCGTCCCCGAGATGGATCCGCGCTGGCTCGACGGGCTTCTGGCTCGACGCGCGGCCGCGGCCTCTGCCAAGATGGCGCCCGTCGCCTGA
- a CDS encoding alpha/beta hydrolase fold domain-containing protein, whose amino-acid sequence MDIRARLDPEMLAALAESQRLYGGETFDLQDLPAAREVYARERRFWNSDGPALAEVRDFSIPGPYGAVPLRLYRPATEGLLPALVYLHGGGYVLGDLNTHDRIMRLFAVRSGAAVVGVDYRLAPEHKFPVQLEEIAAALDWLADEGRSAGIDAARLALGGDSAGAHLSLGTAIAFKGRSPRISGMLLYYGSFGLGDSLSMRVCANDLDGVKPSDLAFYRNAYLRGPRDREDQRLDCLSADLAGLPPAYVLALELDTLRDDSLALVELLTRAGVACRLTRHDGVLHGYLHYSRVIPKAMQAIEEGATALRGWLF is encoded by the coding sequence ATGGATATCCGGGCGCGCCTCGATCCGGAAATGCTGGCGGCCCTGGCCGAGAGCCAGCGGCTCTATGGCGGCGAGACCTTCGACCTGCAGGACCTTCCGGCGGCGCGCGAGGTCTATGCGCGCGAGCGCCGCTTCTGGAACAGCGACGGCCCCGCTCTCGCCGAGGTTCGGGATTTTTCGATTCCGGGGCCCTATGGCGCCGTGCCGCTGCGGCTCTATCGCCCCGCTACCGAGGGTCTGTTGCCGGCCCTCGTCTACCTCCATGGCGGGGGGTACGTCCTGGGCGACCTCAACACCCATGACCGCATCATGCGGCTCTTTGCGGTTCGATCGGGCGCCGCGGTCGTCGGCGTCGATTACCGGCTGGCGCCCGAGCACAAGTTCCCGGTTCAGCTCGAGGAGATCGCGGCAGCCCTCGACTGGCTCGCCGACGAAGGACGGAGTGCCGGTATCGATGCAGCCCGGCTGGCGCTCGGTGGCGATTCCGCCGGCGCCCATCTGTCGCTCGGGACCGCCATTGCTTTCAAGGGCAGGAGCCCGCGCATCAGCGGCATGCTGCTCTACTATGGCAGCTTCGGTCTCGGCGACTCGCTGTCGATGCGGGTCTGCGCCAACGATCTCGACGGGGTGAAGCCGTCCGATCTCGCTTTCTACCGGAATGCCTATCTTCGAGGGCCGCGTGACCGCGAGGATCAGCGCCTCGACTGCCTCTCGGCCGATCTCGCCGGCCTGCCGCCCGCCTATGTCCTGGCGCTCGAGCTCGACACGTTGCGCGACGACAGCCTGGCGCTGGTCGAGTTGCTGACCCGTGCCGGCGTTGCCTGCCGGCTCACGCGCCATGACGGCGTCCTGCATGGCTATCTGCATTACAGCCGTGTGATTCCCAAGGCGATGCAGGCGATCGAAGAGGGCGCGACCGCCTTGCGCGGCTGGCTGTTCTGA
- a CDS encoding TolC family outer membrane protein, whose product MPSRRARLSRPAVRSLSGLLSMAFALLLATGPSHPAFAADTLLDALAKAYNNNPQLQAARAQLRATDEGVPQAKSGWRPTVTATGDVGEAWANNYPGLQSPSDYQPRGVDLEVTQPLYTGERTPSALRQAESLVLAQRSVLTSAEQTVLQSAVTAYMNVVQAVAVLELNTNQEAVIRRDLEATRTRFEVGELTKTDVAQAEASLAGATAARIQSEGLLAAARAAYANVIGENPGTLVQPPPLTGLPASQEEVVAGSEDAPTVTAAKYNEQAAHDGIDVAFSQIMPFLNIVGTAGMSDDANAANTGRNSASIMLQLTVPLYQAGLPAADVRQSKQVAAQRRQELENERRFAIQTAVQSWSALQTARAQISSFVEQVRANKVALEGVRLEANVGARTVLDILDAEQAYLNSQVSLVTAQRDEVVAAYAVEAAVGRLTARDLALPVEYYDVEAYYNEVHDKFWGFGTKTQ is encoded by the coding sequence ATGCCCAGCCGTCGCGCCCGCCTTTCCAGGCCCGCCGTTCGATCGCTGTCCGGCCTGCTGTCGATGGCCTTCGCCCTGTTGCTCGCGACGGGTCCGAGCCATCCGGCGTTCGCCGCGGACACGCTGTTGGACGCCCTGGCCAAAGCCTATAACAACAATCCCCAGCTCCAGGCCGCGCGCGCGCAGTTGCGGGCGACCGATGAAGGCGTCCCGCAGGCCAAGTCCGGCTGGCGCCCCACGGTCACGGCGACCGGCGATGTCGGCGAGGCCTGGGCCAACAATTACCCGGGGCTGCAATCGCCAAGCGACTATCAGCCGCGCGGCGTCGATCTCGAGGTCACCCAACCGCTCTATACCGGCGAGCGTACGCCGTCAGCCTTGCGCCAGGCTGAAAGCCTGGTGCTGGCGCAGCGCTCGGTCCTGACCTCGGCGGAGCAGACCGTGCTGCAATCGGCCGTGACCGCCTATATGAACGTGGTCCAGGCCGTCGCCGTGCTCGAGCTCAATACCAACCAGGAAGCGGTCATCCGGCGCGACCTGGAAGCGACCCGCACGCGCTTCGAAGTCGGCGAGCTGACCAAGACGGACGTGGCCCAGGCCGAAGCGAGCCTTGCCGGTGCCACCGCCGCCCGCATCCAGTCGGAAGGCCTGTTGGCCGCGGCCCGTGCCGCCTATGCCAACGTGATCGGCGAGAACCCGGGAACCCTGGTGCAGCCGCCACCTCTTACCGGGCTTCCCGCAAGCCAGGAAGAGGTTGTCGCTGGCTCGGAGGATGCCCCGACCGTGACCGCCGCCAAATATAACGAGCAGGCAGCGCACGACGGTATCGATGTCGCCTTCAGCCAGATCATGCCCTTCCTCAACATCGTCGGCACTGCGGGCATGTCGGATGACGCCAATGCCGCCAACACAGGGCGGAATTCGGCGTCCATCATGCTGCAGCTGACCGTGCCCCTCTATCAGGCCGGCCTGCCCGCGGCCGATGTCCGTCAGTCGAAGCAGGTCGCGGCCCAGCGCCGCCAGGAGCTCGAGAACGAGCGCCGCTTCGCCATTCAGACGGCGGTCCAATCCTGGTCGGCGCTGCAGACGGCGCGCGCGCAGATCAGTTCCTTCGTCGAGCAGGTCCGCGCCAACAAGGTCGCCCTCGAGGGCGTCCGGCTCGAGGCCAATGTCGGCGCCCGGACGGTGCTCGATATCCTGGACGCCGAGCAGGCCTATCTGAATTCCCAGGTCAGTCTCGTGACCGCGCAGCGCGACGAGGTGGTTGCGGCCTATGCCGTCGAAGCCGCGGTCGGCAGGCTGACCGCGCGCGATCTGGCGCTGCCGGTCGAGTATTACGACGTCGAGGCCTACTACAACGAAGTCCACGACAAGTTCTGGGGCTTCGGCACCAAGACGCAATAG
- a CDS encoding universal stress protein encodes MPMKILCATDGSKSSEKAVACAIDLAQGTGAQLSLLLVNMVPTDRMSHSHFWDQQLVDAANAQMSAQLAPAIRALKAAGLTKADSVVVSGSNAADAIVSYADENKFDHIVVGSSIRNAMERLLVGSTATAVVTRAHCPVTVAR; translated from the coding sequence ATGCCCATGAAGATTCTATGCGCGACCGACGGCTCGAAGTCTTCCGAAAAGGCGGTTGCCTGCGCGATCGACCTCGCTCAAGGGACCGGCGCTCAGCTATCGCTGCTGCTCGTCAACATGGTGCCGACCGACCGCATGAGTCATTCGCATTTCTGGGATCAACAACTGGTCGACGCCGCCAACGCGCAAATGAGCGCACAACTCGCGCCGGCAATAAGGGCGCTGAAAGCGGCCGGCCTGACAAAGGCCGACAGCGTCGTTGTCTCGGGAAGCAATGCCGCAGACGCGATCGTCTCCTATGCCGACGAGAACAAGTTCGACCATATCGTCGTGGGTTCGTCGATCAGAAATGCCATGGAGCGGCTCCTGGTCGGCTCGACGGCGACCGCAGTCGTTACGCGGGCCCATTGCCCGGTGACTGTCGCCCGATAA
- a CDS encoding galactosyltransferase-related protein — MTQSRLSIVVPYRDRAEQLARFLPHMTVYFQRDKIDKSQPLRITVVEQEAGRPFNIGALRNVGFLLTEANCEQVCFHDVDYLPIWADYRPVDRPTRLLWYGAEKVKIEGSANLVVEHDPKKYFGGVVMFPAALFRRLNGYGNGYWGWGYEDTDMRIRCRAEGIALGYRDGTFESLVHRSNGFDTDGKPSPAHLANRRRCQINAKAIRDRQAHREEGLNSLRFDMLERGPLLDPTGAPYPHAERVLVRL; from the coding sequence ATGACCCAATCTCGCCTCTCCATCGTCGTGCCTTATCGCGACCGGGCCGAGCAGCTCGCGCGATTCCTCCCCCATATGACCGTCTATTTTCAACGGGACAAGATCGACAAGAGCCAACCCCTTCGAATTACGGTGGTCGAGCAGGAAGCGGGGCGCCCCTTCAATATCGGCGCCTTGCGCAATGTCGGCTTCCTGCTGACCGAGGCGAACTGCGAGCAGGTCTGCTTCCACGACGTGGACTATCTGCCGATCTGGGCCGATTACCGCCCGGTCGACCGGCCGACTCGGCTGCTCTGGTACGGGGCCGAGAAAGTGAAGATCGAAGGCTCCGCCAATCTCGTCGTCGAACACGATCCGAAAAAATATTTCGGCGGCGTGGTGATGTTTCCGGCCGCCCTCTTCCGCCGCCTCAATGGCTATGGCAACGGCTATTGGGGCTGGGGCTATGAGGATACCGATATGCGGATCCGCTGCCGGGCGGAGGGGATTGCCCTGGGTTATCGCGACGGGACCTTCGAATCCCTGGTCCACCGCAGCAACGGCTTCGACACCGACGGGAAGCCGAGCCCCGCGCATCTGGCCAACCGGCGGCGCTGCCAGATCAACGCCAAGGCGATCCGGGACCGCCAGGCTCACCGCGAAGAGGGGCTGAACAGCCTGCGCTTCGACATGCTCGAGCGCGGCCCCCTGCTCGATCCCACGGGCGCCCCCTACCCCCACGCCGAACGGGTCTTGGTCCGCCTCTGA
- a CDS encoding glycosyltransferase, which yields MPTRCLFYASNGHGLGHLIRTLAVARALRASKPDLDIMFVTNSEACQLAWREGFQVVKLLSPPANFMDLDIPAREELRRINRGIVYAVLKGFTPDLVVVDFFPLGQIGDMMPLHSHAARKVFIARERNAAAEIATHAPLIESLYNLVLIPHQASEVDGRKPANVKTVYTGAIMIRSRDEALSREQARARLGLAPDAFTVFIGFGGGGNPAYDTVQQWVLEHAGAARNWTFAVARPPLLRSQSTVAPQGATKEISYMPMAECWTAFDAAISTLGYNSTAELLHHGVPTIFVELAGGLDDWAKRAGRIANADAGLPIKAFDTEGLQLQLEQLADPARRQTLAGNARNLVPANGARLAADAILEIAP from the coding sequence TTGCCGACACGATGCCTGTTTTATGCCTCGAACGGTCATGGCCTGGGCCATCTGATCCGGACCCTGGCGGTTGCCCGCGCCCTGCGCGCCAGCAAGCCCGACCTCGACATCATGTTCGTGACCAACTCCGAAGCCTGCCAACTGGCCTGGCGCGAAGGCTTTCAGGTGGTGAAGCTGCTTTCGCCGCCCGCGAACTTCATGGATCTGGATATTCCCGCCCGTGAGGAGCTTCGCCGGATCAACCGCGGCATCGTCTATGCGGTGCTGAAGGGCTTCACACCCGATCTCGTCGTGGTCGACTTCTTTCCCTTGGGACAGATCGGCGACATGATGCCGCTTCATTCGCATGCGGCCCGCAAGGTCTTCATCGCCCGCGAGCGCAATGCCGCCGCCGAGATCGCCACCCATGCCCCGCTGATCGAGAGCCTGTACAACCTCGTGCTGATCCCGCATCAGGCGAGCGAGGTGGATGGCCGCAAACCCGCCAATGTGAAGACCGTCTACACGGGCGCGATCATGATCCGATCGCGCGACGAGGCCCTGTCGCGCGAGCAGGCCCGCGCCCGCCTCGGACTGGCCCCCGACGCATTCACGGTCTTCATCGGCTTCGGCGGCGGCGGCAATCCCGCCTATGACACGGTTCAGCAATGGGTGCTGGAACATGCGGGGGCGGCCCGGAACTGGACCTTCGCGGTGGCGCGACCGCCTCTGTTGCGCAGCCAGTCCACGGTGGCGCCGCAAGGCGCGACGAAGGAGATCAGTTACATGCCGATGGCGGAATGCTGGACCGCCTTCGATGCGGCCATCTCCACTCTCGGCTACAACAGCACGGCCGAGCTCCTGCATCATGGCGTTCCCACCATCTTCGTCGAGCTCGCGGGCGGTCTCGACGACTGGGCGAAGCGCGCCGGGCGCATCGCGAACGCGGATGCCGGCCTGCCGATCAAGGCGTTCGATACCGAAGGGCTCCAGCTGCAGCTCGAGCAGCTCGCCGACCCGGCGCGCCGGCAGACGCTCGCCGGCAACGCCCGCAACCTGGTGCCCGCCAACGGCGCGCGGCTCGCCGCCGACGCGATCCTGGAGATCGCCCCATGA